A part of Corynebacterium afermentans subsp. lipophilum genomic DNA contains:
- the sepX gene encoding divisome protein SepX/GlpR codes for MGSPSLMIILILVVWIIVLAPLMIGNNKPIRRSGDGYDETRVLHEGGTAPMAERRRPKLTAADIHRHSEDTDYEVVEATDAEEQVLIDDAPALRTLFRRPGAEEAGAEESDAASDHIDGEVIEHAEDEAEPAEVDADDAEADSAEADDTETADAETAGGSTKVVASEPAGSTSVKLLAETDRYELDESYTAPEDFGYAGETGGVEKQSASETDVEDVQADTNTDAGVDDEVDTAEAAEAGDEDLAFAAARRGRGGFDPERDKKNTATRFQRRQRTLLALIAACVVTFVVAFVAGGWTWVLPAVSVGLTAWFMIALRRVVLQERALHARRLRQLRRARMGVAMSNHVEHPRDARLRAGSVVLDLDDDSPDFDTLPSARYAPENDPGYDDYEDLGGYGTRAS; via the coding sequence ATGGGCAGCCCGAGCTTAATGATCATCTTGATCCTGGTCGTGTGGATCATCGTCCTCGCGCCGTTGATGATCGGCAACAACAAGCCGATCCGCCGCTCCGGCGACGGCTACGACGAAACACGCGTGCTGCACGAGGGCGGCACCGCGCCGATGGCTGAGCGCCGCCGCCCGAAGCTCACCGCCGCCGACATCCACCGCCACAGCGAGGACACCGACTACGAGGTCGTCGAAGCAACAGATGCCGAGGAGCAAGTGCTTATCGACGACGCTCCCGCCCTGCGCACCCTCTTCCGCCGCCCCGGCGCAGAAGAGGCAGGTGCCGAAGAGTCCGACGCTGCGTCAGACCACATCGACGGCGAAGTGATCGAGCACGCCGAAGACGAGGCCGAGCCCGCCGAGGTTGATGCCGATGACGCTGAGGCCGATAGCGCTGAGGCCGATGACACTGAGACCGCTGACGCCGAGACCGCGGGCGGCTCCACCAAGGTCGTGGCCAGCGAGCCCGCCGGTTCCACCTCTGTGAAGCTCCTCGCCGAAACCGACCGCTACGAGCTGGACGAGTCCTACACCGCACCCGAGGATTTTGGCTACGCGGGCGAGACCGGAGGCGTGGAGAAGCAGAGCGCCTCGGAAACGGACGTGGAGGATGTTCAGGCGGACACCAACACCGACGCTGGCGTCGACGACGAGGTCGACACCGCGGAGGCCGCCGAAGCGGGCGACGAGGACCTCGCTTTCGCCGCCGCGCGCCGCGGCCGAGGCGGATTCGACCCGGAGCGCGACAAGAAAAACACCGCCACCCGCTTCCAGCGCCGCCAGCGCACCCTGCTGGCGCTGATCGCCGCCTGCGTGGTCACCTTCGTCGTGGCGTTTGTCGCGGGCGGCTGGACCTGGGTGCTGCCCGCCGTGTCGGTGGGTCTTACCGCATGGTTCATGATCGCGTTGCGTCGCGTGGTGCTGCAAGAGCGCGCCCTGCACGCCCGCCGCCTGCGCCAGCTGCGCCGCGCCCGCATGGGCGTGGCTATGAGCAACCACGTCGAGCACCCGCGTGACGCTCGCCTGCGCGCCGGCTCCGTCGTGCTGGACCTGGACGACGACAGCCCCGACTTCGACACCCTGCCGTCCGCCCGCTACGCGCCGGAAAACGACCCCGGCTACGACGACTACGAAGACCTCGGCGGCTACGGCACCCGCGCCTCCTAA
- a CDS encoding cation transporter, which produces MEDSLGAQKIRRAVLIVALLNLAYFFVEFAGAVAIGSASLFADSADFLEDTAINLLVFFAVAWPAARRRTAGSVLAALILIPAVAAIAAAKEVWEASREEHDSVEDAFADMDDD; this is translated from the coding sequence GTGGAAGATTCGTTGGGCGCGCAGAAGATCCGTCGCGCGGTCTTGATTGTGGCGCTGTTGAACCTGGCGTACTTTTTCGTGGAGTTCGCCGGTGCGGTGGCCATCGGGTCGGCGTCCCTGTTCGCGGACTCCGCCGACTTTCTCGAGGACACCGCGATCAACCTGCTGGTGTTCTTCGCCGTGGCGTGGCCGGCCGCGCGCCGCCGCACCGCCGGTAGCGTGCTCGCAGCGCTGATCCTCATCCCGGCGGTGGCTGCGATTGCCGCCGCCAAGGAAGTGTGGGAGGCCTCCCGCGAGGAGCACGACTCTGTCGAGGACGCCTTCGCGGACATGGACGACGATTAA
- a CDS encoding zf-HC2 domain-containing protein, which yields MVSHEEVQAALSARIDGEKAELDDAIVDAHVSGCAECRAFLDRSLALSQSLGGDSAMAPPQDLSAAILAGVDNEWRRFARRRELGMGVGRVMLGVMAVVWVLWAVRLILSGGEEPVVASAASVRFGVALALGFTAWRPQQIPGVVLIVGTMFTFTVGFAVRDFVLGTGAFEPAGVFIPLLSLVALVWTWVADRGGALRRAWQMLDARPY from the coding sequence GTGGTTAGCCACGAGGAGGTCCAGGCGGCGCTGTCAGCGCGCATCGACGGCGAGAAAGCAGAACTCGACGACGCCATCGTCGACGCCCACGTGTCCGGCTGCGCGGAATGCCGGGCGTTTTTGGACCGTAGCCTGGCCCTGTCCCAGTCACTCGGTGGGGACAGCGCAATGGCTCCGCCGCAGGACCTGTCTGCCGCGATCCTCGCGGGCGTGGACAACGAGTGGCGCCGCTTCGCCCGCCGCCGCGAACTCGGCATGGGCGTGGGGCGTGTGATGCTCGGCGTTATGGCCGTGGTGTGGGTGCTGTGGGCCGTGCGCCTTATCCTGTCCGGCGGGGAGGAGCCGGTTGTGGCGTCCGCGGCGTCCGTGCGCTTCGGCGTGGCGCTTGCGTTGGGCTTTACCGCCTGGCGCCCGCAGCAGATCCCGGGGGTTGTGCTCATCGTGGGCACGATGTTCACCTTCACCGTCGGCTTCGCCGTGCGCGACTTCGTGCTGGGTACCGGCGCGTTCGAGCCCGCCGGGGTTTTCATCCCGCTGCTGAGTTTGGTGGCCCTGGTGTGGACCTGGGTCGCGGACCGGGGCGGGGCGCTGCGCCGGGCGTGGCAGATGCTCGACGCCCGGCCGTACTAG
- a CDS encoding DoxX family protein: MNRPAVRDFALLVLRLVLGAVFVAHGYNHWFEMGMAETGRQFATLGVPQPQLSAYLTGTVELIGGAFLAVGLLTTITASLLALLVLAAGYFVHLDNGFFIEAGGVEYVLVLAAALFIITVFGTGRASLDGVLTRG, from the coding sequence ATGAATAGGCCCGCCGTCCGCGACTTCGCGCTGCTTGTACTCCGGCTCGTGCTGGGCGCGGTGTTTGTGGCGCACGGCTACAACCACTGGTTCGAGATGGGCATGGCCGAAACCGGCCGCCAGTTCGCGACACTCGGGGTGCCGCAGCCACAGCTGTCCGCCTACCTCACCGGCACCGTCGAGCTCATCGGCGGCGCGTTTTTGGCAGTGGGGCTCTTAACGACGATCACCGCGTCGCTCCTTGCCCTCCTTGTTTTAGCCGCCGGATACTTCGTGCACCTGGACAACGGCTTTTTCATCGAGGCTGGGGGAGTGGAGTACGTGCTCGTGCTCGCCGCCGCGCTGTTTATCATCACCGTCTTCGGCACCGGCCGTGCCAGCCTGGACGGGGTGCTCACGCGTGGTTAG
- the rsmI gene encoding 16S rRNA (cytidine(1402)-2'-O)-methyltransferase translates to MSAEQDQTQNLPAGVVLAATPLGNAADASPRLAQALAAADVIAAEDTRRTRALAAALGVEIAGRVVSNFDHNEESRVRELLDAARAGTVVVVTDAGMPLVSDPGHSIVAAAHDAGVPVTCIPGPSAVTTALALSGLNVAHFIFDGFAPRKTGARRAWLETLVHERRAVCCFESPHRIEQLLADAADVLGAERRAAVCRELTKTYEEVKRGTLGELAEWAAGGVRGEITLVIEGGTGQQAEPEDLVGLVLELVDGGQRMKDAAKQVAKQHGVKVGDLYDAALDARS, encoded by the coding sequence ATGTCCGCCGAGCAAGACCAGACACAGAACCTCCCGGCCGGAGTTGTGCTCGCGGCCACCCCGCTTGGCAACGCGGCGGATGCGTCGCCGCGGCTGGCGCAGGCGCTCGCGGCCGCGGACGTGATCGCCGCAGAAGACACACGCCGCACGCGGGCGCTCGCCGCGGCGCTCGGCGTGGAAATCGCTGGACGAGTGGTGTCCAACTTCGACCACAACGAAGAATCGAGGGTGCGGGAGCTTCTCGACGCCGCACGAGCCGGCACCGTCGTCGTTGTCACCGACGCCGGCATGCCGCTGGTGTCCGACCCCGGCCACTCAATCGTCGCCGCCGCCCACGACGCCGGCGTCCCCGTCACCTGCATCCCGGGACCCTCCGCGGTCACCACGGCCCTGGCGCTTTCGGGGCTTAACGTGGCCCACTTCATCTTCGACGGCTTCGCGCCCCGGAAGACCGGCGCGCGCCGCGCGTGGTTGGAGACACTCGTGCACGAGCGCCGCGCTGTGTGCTGCTTCGAGTCGCCGCACCGCATCGAGCAGTTGCTTGCCGACGCCGCGGACGTCCTCGGCGCCGAACGCCGCGCCGCCGTGTGCCGCGAGCTGACGAAAACCTATGAGGAAGTCAAGCGCGGCACGCTGGGGGAGCTCGCCGAGTGGGCGGCCGGCGGAGTGCGAGGGGAGATCACGCTGGTGATCGAAGGCGGCACCGGGCAGCAGGCCGAACCCGAGGACTTAGTCGGTCTGGTGCTGGAGCTGGTCGACGGCGGCCAGCGCATGAAAGATGCGGCGAAACAGGTGGCGAAGCAGCATGGAGTGAAGGTCGGAGACCTCTACGATGCCGCGTTGGATGCGCGAAGCTGA
- a CDS encoding GNAT family N-acetyltransferase — MFAMFRQPTPGWPEPTPTATLPDGASVRLRPLSSRDGEDWSGTRNVDKQWLQPVEPTVEGTWEDAHSHAAWRNTWLNLKRLANQGTVVPLVIEVDGDFAGQVTLGNIQHGIVSECWVGYWVHSPFMGRGVATAACALGVDHAFSRVGLHRVTATYLPHNPASGQVLKLNGFREEGYLRRNLHIDGQWRDHHFVALNADDFPTTAVQRLREAGRVR, encoded by the coding sequence ATGTTCGCGATGTTCCGCCAGCCCACCCCGGGCTGGCCCGAGCCCACACCGACCGCGACGCTTCCCGACGGCGCATCCGTCCGCCTGCGCCCCTTGTCCTCCCGCGATGGGGAGGACTGGTCGGGCACGAGAAACGTCGATAAGCAATGGCTCCAGCCAGTCGAGCCCACGGTGGAGGGCACCTGGGAGGACGCGCACTCGCACGCGGCGTGGCGCAACACCTGGCTGAACCTGAAGCGGCTGGCCAACCAGGGCACGGTGGTGCCGCTGGTCATCGAGGTCGACGGCGATTTCGCCGGACAGGTCACCCTGGGCAACATCCAGCACGGCATCGTCTCCGAATGCTGGGTGGGCTACTGGGTGCACTCGCCGTTCATGGGCCGCGGGGTGGCCACCGCGGCGTGCGCGCTGGGCGTTGACCACGCGTTTTCCCGCGTCGGGCTGCACCGCGTGACCGCCACCTACCTGCCGCACAACCCCGCCTCGGGCCAGGTGCTCAAGCTCAACGGCTTCCGCGAGGAGGGCTACCTTCGCCGCAACCTGCACATCGACGGGCAGTGGCGCGATCACCACTTCGTGGCCTTAAACGCAGACGATTTCCCCACCACCGCCGTGCAGCGCCTGCGCGAGGCTGGCCGGGTGCGCTAA
- a CDS encoding dolichyl-phosphate-mannose--protein mannosyltransferase → MTTIASTPNPAGPPSGADATAPETTRSLRPAQPAPEAPVTVPWTRRDTIAASVIGVLALLTRFIGLVQPTSSGTPVFDEKHYVPQAWDMVESWFNPVLGGIESNPGYGLVVHPPLGKQLLALGEILFGYSPLGWRLMTGLFGTAVIVFVFLLARRVSQSTNIAIIAGIIALFDGVLLVSAKFGMLDVFQVLFVVMAAWTLAGDMREVHHRWHDAWLAGKLEDAGPFGPRMGFRWWRFATGVLLGLTLSVKWSGLYYIMFFGLLSSFWDLFLRRRYGVEKPVSGTLLRDVPSALASIVLIPAVLYLWSWRAWFASETSVYRHSLTDGTIAGSDWPWLANLPEPIAGWFYYHFSVLNFHASLTSSSGHSHPWDSKPWAWLVSARPILYYSATDLECSMASGDGKCREMIYMFGTPAIWWLTVPVLLWACWVWLTRKDFRVIVPVIAFAAGFLPWLAAFDRQMYFFYAAAMVPFTAVLLALALGNLAKKGGAVTWPWVNKVAGFEMRWGQLAAVVYIALVVASFIYWSPILYGFKIPDTWYESIMWLPSWK, encoded by the coding sequence GTGACCACTATCGCGAGCACCCCGAACCCCGCCGGACCGCCATCCGGTGCCGACGCAACAGCACCAGAGACGACGCGTTCCTTGCGGCCTGCCCAGCCTGCGCCCGAGGCACCCGTGACTGTGCCATGGACGCGCCGCGACACCATCGCCGCCTCCGTCATCGGTGTGCTGGCGCTGCTCACCCGCTTTATCGGGCTGGTGCAGCCGACCAGCTCCGGCACCCCCGTCTTCGACGAGAAGCACTATGTGCCGCAGGCCTGGGACATGGTGGAAAGCTGGTTCAACCCGGTGTTGGGCGGCATCGAGTCCAACCCCGGCTACGGGCTGGTTGTGCACCCGCCGCTGGGCAAGCAGCTGCTCGCGCTGGGCGAGATCCTCTTCGGCTACTCCCCGCTCGGCTGGCGCCTCATGACCGGCCTGTTCGGCACTGCTGTGATCGTGTTCGTGTTCCTGCTCGCGCGGCGCGTGAGCCAGTCCACCAACATTGCGATCATCGCGGGCATCATCGCGCTTTTCGACGGCGTCCTGCTGGTCTCCGCCAAATTCGGCATGCTCGACGTCTTCCAGGTGCTGTTCGTGGTGATGGCGGCGTGGACCTTAGCCGGCGACATGCGCGAGGTGCACCACCGCTGGCACGACGCGTGGCTGGCCGGCAAGCTCGAGGACGCGGGCCCGTTCGGCCCGCGCATGGGCTTTCGCTGGTGGCGCTTCGCCACCGGCGTGCTGCTTGGTCTGACCCTGTCGGTGAAGTGGTCCGGCCTGTACTACATCATGTTCTTCGGCCTGCTGTCGTCGTTCTGGGACCTGTTCCTGCGCCGCCGCTACGGCGTGGAGAAGCCGGTCTCGGGCACCCTGCTTCGCGACGTCCCGTCGGCGCTCGCCTCCATCGTGCTCATCCCCGCCGTGCTGTACCTGTGGTCCTGGCGCGCCTGGTTCGCCTCTGAGACCTCCGTGTACCGCCACTCGCTTACCGACGGCACCATCGCCGGCTCTGACTGGCCCTGGCTGGCTAACCTGCCCGAGCCGATCGCCGGTTGGTTCTACTACCACTTCTCGGTGCTGAACTTCCACGCCTCGCTGACGTCGTCCTCCGGCCACTCCCACCCCTGGGATTCCAAGCCGTGGGCCTGGCTGGTCTCGGCGCGACCGATCCTCTACTACTCCGCCACCGACCTGGAGTGCTCCATGGCATCCGGCGACGGCAAGTGCCGCGAGATGATCTACATGTTCGGCACCCCCGCAATTTGGTGGCTGACCGTGCCAGTGCTGCTGTGGGCGTGCTGGGTGTGGCTGACCCGCAAGGACTTCCGCGTCATCGTGCCGGTGATCGCGTTCGCCGCCGGCTTCCTGCCGTGGCTGGCGGCCTTCGACCGCCAGATGTACTTCTTCTACGCCGCCGCAATGGTGCCGTTCACCGCGGTGCTGCTGGCCTTGGCGTTGGGCAACCTGGCCAAGAAGGGCGGGGCTGTGACGTGGCCCTGGGTGAACAAGGTTGCAGGCTTTGAGATGCGCTGGGGCCAGCTCGCCGCCGTGGTCTACATCGCACTAGTGGTGGCCAGCTTCATCTACTGGTCGCCCATCCTCTACGGCTTTAAGATCCCGGACACCTGGTACGAGTCCATCATGTGGCTGCCCAGCTGGAAGTAG
- the metG gene encoding methionine--tRNA ligase: MTSSETNNNVLVCVAWPYANGPRHIGHVAGFGVPSDVFARYQRMSGKNVLMVSGTDEHGTPLLVQADKEGVTVKELADRYNKQIVEDLAGLGLSYDLFTRTTTRNHYAVVQELFRGLNENGYMIRETTQGAISPSTGRTLPDRYIEGTCPICGATDARGDQCDTCGNQLDPADLINPVSKINGETPEFIETEHFMLDLPALHDALEQWLTTREDWRPNVLKFSLNLLEDMRPRAMTRDIDWGIPIPVEDWQDNPSKKLYVWFDAVVGYLSASIEWAHRSGNPEAWKDFWQDPATEGYYFMGKDNITFHSQIWPAELLGYAGKGAKGGTVHELGELNLPTEVVSSEFLTMSGSKFSSSKGVVIYVKDFLAEFGPDPLRYFIAVAGPENTDTDFTWDEFVRRVNNELANGWGNLVNRTVSMAHKNFGQVPAPGPLEASDERILDLAAETFTTAGEALGKAHFKSAITKIMHVVGEANAYIAEQEPWKLTKDDSQRERLATVLWTALQVVSDCNAMLTPFLPHTAQKVHETLGRTGIWAAEPRVEEVVDDEEFNLVGAGLPEKGQTYLTITGDYSQQQAEWKRVDVTPGTELSKPQPLIAKLDPELGETGPEWAPVQ, from the coding sequence ATGACTTCTTCCGAGACCAACAACAACGTTCTTGTGTGCGTTGCGTGGCCGTACGCCAACGGCCCGCGCCATATCGGCCACGTCGCAGGCTTCGGCGTGCCCTCCGATGTCTTCGCCCGCTACCAGCGAATGTCCGGCAAGAACGTGCTCATGGTCTCCGGCACCGACGAGCACGGCACACCACTTTTGGTGCAGGCCGATAAGGAAGGCGTGACCGTCAAGGAGCTGGCGGACCGCTACAACAAGCAGATCGTGGAGGACCTGGCGGGCCTGGGCCTGTCCTACGACCTGTTCACCCGCACCACCACCCGCAACCACTACGCGGTGGTGCAGGAGCTGTTCCGGGGGCTGAACGAAAACGGCTACATGATCCGGGAGACCACGCAGGGCGCGATTTCCCCGTCGACAGGCCGCACGCTTCCGGACCGCTACATCGAGGGCACCTGCCCGATCTGCGGCGCCACCGACGCCCGCGGCGACCAGTGCGACACCTGCGGCAACCAGCTCGACCCGGCGGATCTGATCAACCCGGTGTCCAAGATCAACGGCGAGACGCCCGAGTTCATTGAGACCGAGCACTTCATGCTCGACCTGCCCGCGCTGCACGACGCGCTGGAGCAGTGGCTGACCACCCGCGAGGACTGGCGCCCGAATGTGCTGAAGTTCTCCCTGAACCTGCTGGAAGACATGCGCCCGCGCGCCATGACCCGCGACATTGACTGGGGCATCCCGATCCCGGTGGAAGACTGGCAGGACAACCCGTCGAAGAAGCTCTACGTCTGGTTCGACGCGGTGGTGGGCTACCTGTCTGCATCGATTGAGTGGGCGCACCGCTCCGGCAACCCGGAGGCGTGGAAAGACTTCTGGCAGGACCCGGCCACCGAGGGCTACTACTTCATGGGCAAGGACAACATCACCTTCCACTCCCAGATCTGGCCGGCGGAGCTGCTCGGCTACGCGGGCAAGGGCGCGAAGGGCGGCACGGTCCACGAGCTCGGCGAGCTGAACCTGCCCACCGAGGTCGTCTCATCCGAGTTCCTCACCATGTCCGGCTCCAAGTTCTCCTCGTCCAAGGGCGTGGTCATCTACGTCAAGGACTTCCTGGCCGAGTTCGGCCCGGACCCGTTGCGTTACTTCATCGCCGTCGCCGGCCCGGAGAACACCGACACGGACTTCACCTGGGACGAGTTTGTCCGCCGCGTGAACAACGAGCTGGCTAATGGCTGGGGCAACCTGGTCAACCGCACCGTGTCCATGGCGCACAAGAACTTCGGCCAAGTCCCAGCGCCCGGCCCGCTCGAGGCATCCGACGAGCGCATCCTCGACCTCGCGGCCGAGACCTTCACCACCGCCGGCGAGGCCCTGGGCAAGGCCCACTTCAAGTCCGCGATCACGAAGATCATGCACGTCGTCGGCGAGGCCAACGCCTACATTGCGGAGCAGGAGCCGTGGAAGCTGACCAAGGACGACTCCCAGCGCGAGCGCCTGGCCACCGTGCTGTGGACCGCGCTGCAGGTCGTCTCCGACTGCAACGCAATGCTCACCCCGTTCTTGCCGCACACCGCGCAGAAGGTCCACGAGACCCTGGGCCGCACCGGCATCTGGGCCGCCGAGCCGCGCGTCGAGGAGGTCGTGGACGACGAGGAGTTCAACCTCGTCGGCGCAGGCTTGCCGGAGAAGGGCCAGACCTACCTGACCATCACTGGCGACTACTCCCAGCAGCAGGCCGAGTGGAAGCGCGTGGACGTCACCCCGGGCACGGAGCTGTCCAAGCCGCAGCCGCTAATTGCCAAGCTGGACCCGGAGCTGGGCGAGACCGGCCCGGAGTGGGCACCGGTGCAGTAG
- a CDS encoding DNA-3-methyladenine glycosylase I: MTDLHRTPETDPESGWPVIGDDGRARPPWAAADPLLREYYDTEWGMPVTDEQGMFERVCLEGFQVGLSWRLILQKRDALRAAFHGFDPEEVAGMSIEHLLDDASLIRNRRKLEAAVKNAQATLDLREQGTHLGEFVWSYQPEHTPVPRTMAEVPTRSAESEQLAKDLKKRGFTFVGPVTMYALMESTGIIDTNLVGTWRRGASGVWA, encoded by the coding sequence ATGACTGATCTTCATCGCACACCAGAGACCGATCCCGAATCCGGCTGGCCCGTCATCGGCGACGACGGGCGAGCCCGCCCGCCGTGGGCCGCCGCCGACCCGCTTTTGCGCGAGTACTACGACACCGAATGGGGCATGCCCGTCACCGACGAGCAAGGCATGTTCGAGCGCGTCTGCCTCGAAGGCTTCCAGGTGGGGTTGTCCTGGCGGCTGATCCTGCAAAAGCGCGATGCGCTGCGCGCGGCGTTCCACGGTTTCGACCCGGAGGAGGTCGCGGGTATGAGCATCGAGCATCTGCTTGACGACGCTTCCTTGATCCGCAACCGGCGCAAACTCGAAGCTGCAGTGAAAAACGCCCAGGCCACGCTAGACCTGCGGGAACAGGGCACACACCTGGGCGAGTTCGTGTGGTCCTACCAGCCGGAACACACGCCGGTGCCGCGCACGATGGCGGAGGTGCCGACGCGCTCGGCCGAATCCGAGCAACTGGCGAAGGACTTGAAAAAGCGCGGCTTCACCTTCGTGGGGCCGGTGACCATGTACGCGCTGATGGAATCCACCGGCATCATCGACACCAACCTGGTGGGCACCTGGCGCCGCGGTGCGTCCGGGGTGTGGGCTTAA
- a CDS encoding BCCT family transporter, with the protein MSQRDLQRDPHDPDVEPRSTDPIKAERSSAVGEIAALLRADRDGAQPDYTDPEESVVSEADAEDAPINWGIVIPLAVIVAAVVGWGLAAPDNFSNFADTAFGWVIDNLGWAFVLGGTIFVAFVIVIAASNFGTIRLGTADERPEFKTTSWIAMMFAAGMGIGLMFYGAAEPLAMYNDGVPGHDEHEVGTAMAQTMFHWTLHPWAVYAIIGLAIAYSTFRLGRKQLLSSAFIPLIGEKAANGWLGKLIDAFAVFATIFGTACSLGLGALQISSGLEASGFVDNPSNKLIIGIVAVLTLAFLLSAMSGVSKGIQWLSNTNMVVAAVLAIFVFVFGPTVAQLNMLPTAVGSYLQNFFEMAARTAESSDGQAGEFLSSWTIFYWAWWISWSPFVGTFLARISRGRTVREFCLGVMLVPAGLSTVWFAIFGGTAIKMEQAGESIVGGGSNEEQLFNLLHSMPGGYVMGVFALILLGTFFITSADSASTVMASMTQSGKTEPKPWLAAMWGLATAFVGLTLLISGGSDALNSLQSVTIVAATPFLIILIVLMFAIVKDMSNDTIYLDKKEQERFARQLAIERRMHRDQQQLEARKAQVKEILKPRSR; encoded by the coding sequence ATGTCTCAGCGTGATCTCCAAAGGGATCCCCACGATCCCGACGTGGAGCCGCGGAGTACGGACCCCATCAAAGCTGAACGATCTTCCGCAGTCGGCGAGATCGCCGCACTGCTGCGCGCAGACCGCGACGGCGCGCAACCCGATTACACAGACCCCGAGGAAAGCGTCGTTAGCGAAGCCGACGCAGAGGACGCCCCTATTAACTGGGGCATCGTCATCCCTCTGGCAGTGATCGTCGCGGCGGTCGTCGGCTGGGGCCTGGCTGCCCCCGACAACTTCTCTAACTTCGCGGACACCGCCTTCGGCTGGGTCATCGACAACCTCGGCTGGGCCTTCGTCCTCGGCGGCACCATCTTCGTCGCCTTCGTCATCGTCATCGCGGCGTCGAACTTCGGCACCATCCGCCTCGGTACCGCCGACGAGCGCCCAGAGTTCAAGACAACCTCGTGGATCGCCATGATGTTCGCCGCCGGCATGGGCATCGGCCTGATGTTCTACGGCGCGGCCGAGCCGCTGGCGATGTACAACGACGGCGTGCCGGGCCACGACGAGCACGAAGTCGGCACCGCGATGGCGCAGACCATGTTCCACTGGACGCTGCACCCGTGGGCCGTCTACGCCATCATCGGCCTGGCCATCGCGTACTCGACGTTCCGCCTCGGGCGCAAACAGCTGTTGTCCAGCGCGTTCATCCCGCTGATCGGCGAGAAGGCAGCCAATGGCTGGCTGGGCAAGCTCATCGACGCCTTCGCCGTGTTCGCCACCATCTTCGGCACCGCCTGCTCCCTGGGCCTGGGCGCGCTGCAGATCAGCTCCGGCCTGGAAGCCTCCGGTTTCGTGGACAACCCGTCCAACAAGCTGATCATCGGCATCGTGGCTGTGCTTACCCTGGCGTTTTTGCTGTCCGCAATGTCGGGCGTGTCCAAGGGCATCCAGTGGCTGTCCAACACAAACATGGTCGTCGCCGCAGTCCTGGCGATCTTCGTTTTCGTGTTCGGCCCGACCGTGGCGCAGCTGAACATGCTGCCGACCGCCGTGGGCAGCTACCTGCAGAACTTCTTCGAAATGGCAGCCCGCACCGCTGAGAGCTCCGACGGCCAGGCCGGCGAGTTCCTCTCCAGCTGGACCATCTTCTACTGGGCATGGTGGATCTCCTGGTCCCCGTTCGTGGGCACCTTCCTGGCGCGCATTTCCCGCGGCCGCACCGTGCGCGAGTTCTGCCTCGGCGTGATGCTGGTTCCGGCTGGCCTGTCCACCGTGTGGTTCGCCATCTTCGGCGGCACCGCTATCAAGATGGAGCAGGCTGGCGAGTCCATCGTCGGCGGCGGCTCCAACGAAGAGCAGCTGTTCAACCTGCTGCACTCGATGCCGGGAGGCTACGTCATGGGCGTGTTCGCCCTGATCCTTCTGGGCACCTTCTTCATCACCTCGGCGGACTCCGCGTCCACCGTGATGGCGTCTATGACCCAGTCCGGTAAGACCGAGCCGAAGCCGTGGCTCGCCGCAATGTGGGGCCTGGCTACCGCATTCGTCGGCCTGACGCTTCTGATCTCCGGTGGCTCGGACGCGCTGAACTCGCTGCAGTCCGTGACCATCGTGGCCGCAACGCCGTTCTTGATCATCCTGATCGTGCTGATGTTCGCGATTGTCAAGGACATGTCCAACGACACGATCTACCTGGACAAGAAGGAGCAGGAGCGCTTCGCCCGCCAGCTGGCCATCGAGCGCCGCATGCACCGCGACCAGCAGCAGCTGGAAGCCCGCAAGGCGCAGGTCAAGGAGATACTCAAACCGCGTTCCCGCTAG